In Rattus rattus isolate New Zealand chromosome 3, Rrattus_CSIRO_v1, whole genome shotgun sequence, one genomic interval encodes:
- the LOC116895200 gene encoding late cornified envelope protein 1C-like, whose translation MSCQQSQQQCQPPAKCPPKCQTPKCPPKCPPKCPPKCPPVSSCCSLGSGGCCSSGGCCGSSSGGCCSSGGGGCCLSHHRPRRSFRRHRHSSGCCSSGGSSGCCGSSGGCCGSSGGSSGCCGSSSGCCGSSQQSGDCC comes from the coding sequence ATGTCCTGCCAGCAGAGCCAGCAGCAGTGCCAGCCCCCTGCCAAGTGCCCTCCCAAGTGTCAAACCCCAAAGTGTCCTCCAAAATGCCCCCCTAAATGTCCTCCCAAGTGCCCCCCTGTGTCTTCCTGCTGTAGCCTGGGTTCTGGGGGCTGCTGCAGCTCTGGTGGCTGCTGTGGCTCCAGCTCTGGTGGTTGCTGCAGCTCTGGGGGAGGAGGCTGCTGCCTGAGCCACCACAGACCCCGCAGATCTTTCCGTCGTCATCGCCACAGCTCTGGATGCTgtagcagtggtggcagcagtgggtGCTGTGGCAGCAGCGGTGGCTGCtgtggcagcagtggtggcagcagtggctgcTGTGGCAGCAGTAGTGGTTGCTGTGGCAGTAGCCAGCAGTCTGGAGACTGCTGCTGA